The Doryrhamphus excisus isolate RoL2022-K1 chromosome 18, RoL_Dexc_1.0, whole genome shotgun sequence genome contains a region encoding:
- the chd5 gene encoding chromodomain-helicase-DNA-binding protein 5 isoform X1, producing MPGSLSNEDEAQDDMDFEDEMPDEEDVCATLPLASIGSFFSDDDSLKQQKKKKSKKKMTEGKVPKMKKRKKEAGIPANMDSEQDRMSEVEDDRAAERGSESESSMFSSSKKKKKKPKEKKERKPRKKKRDEEDDEDDDDDGSMKEPKSSSQLMLEWGLEDVQYGFTEDDYKTITNYKAFSQFLRPLIAKKNPKIPMSKMMTVLGAKWREFSANNPFKGASATAVAAAVAAAVETVTVAPPTSVGQLSAQLGPVKKAKTKEGKGPGVRKRCKTVKDGKKKVKAKKTKSKSGQSGKKKKASSSEEDFLEESDFDDISILSASVLCDTSGAAAKKKTRRGRKKRKREDGDGYETDHQDYCEVCQQGGEIILCDTCPRAYHLVCLEPELEKAPEGKWSCPHCEKEGIQWEAKDEEDEDEEEAAAAVAATAREEEDDHMEFCRVCKDGGELLCCDTCPSSYHIHCLNPPLPEIPNGEWLCPRCMCPPLKGKVQKILHWMWGEAPLPPEPPMGLDGKPTVDVLSKPPLKGHPEREFFVKWAGLSHWHCSWVSELQLELYHTVMYRNYQRKNDMDEPPPYDYGSGEDELHNEKRKSKDPQYAVMEERFYRYGIKPEWMVIHRILNHSFDKDSDVHYLIKWRDLPYDQCTWEVDDFDIPEYDSHKASYWDHREQILGEDQRPLVVRKGKKEDHRKREIPPDAPIIDPTIKFEHQPWYINATGGTLHPYQLEGLNWLRFSWAQSTDTILADEMGLGKTVQTIVFLYSLYKEGHSKGPFLVSAPLSTIINWEREFEMWAPDFYVVTYTGDKDSRATIRENEFTFEDSAVKLGRKAFRMKKDTPIKFHVLLTSYELITIDQAILGSITWACLVVDEAHRLKNNQSKFFRILNGYKIYYKLLLTGTPLQNNLEELFHLLNFLTQERFNNLEGFLEEFADISKEDQIKKLHDLLGPHMLRRLKADVFKNMPAKTELIVRVELSPMQKKYYKFILTRNFEALNSKGGGNQVSLLNIMMDLKKCCNHPYLFPVAAVEAPVLPNGSYDGNLLVKSSGKLTLLQKMLKKLKDEGHRVLIFSQMTKMLDLLEDFLEFEGYKYERIDGGITGGLRQEAIDRFNAPGAQQFCFLLSTRAGGLGINLASADTVIIYDSDWNPHNDIQAFSRAHRIGQNKKVMIYRFVTRGSVEERITQVAKRKMMLTHLVVRPGLGSKTGSMSKQELDDILKFGTEELFKDEMEAARTMGDNKDGEEGNVIHYDDDAISKLLDRSQDATEDTEIQNMNEYLSSFKVAQYVVKEEDGEEEVEREIIKQEENVDPDYWEKLLRHHYEQQQEDLARNLGKGKRIRKQVNYNDTTQEDQEWQDDLSDNQSEYSVGSEDEDEDFEERPEGGRRQSRRQLRNEKDKPLPPLLARVGGSIEVLGFNARQRKAFLNAIMRWGMPPQDAFTSHWLVRDLRGKSEREFRAYVSLFMRHLCEPGADGAETFADGVPREGLSRQHVLTRIGVMSLVRKKVQEFEHVNGKLSSPDLIPIGMELKKLTESVSSDPNTPLQASPVATQPGTPNPPDKTECPTDDKDAAQQESKKRSEQETSLQTCAEALGSRDAEGQRVNEQEAATREEEEPAADVNESNTTSEERTRGNEMDKSQSPPKHTEKTTAMSSSQNSPQKEPCKEPEKPSERGDAEEKENKPDDVKSEDAADSRLNGDKDTLDELEDARKEEKNGFKTKFMFNIADGGFTELHTLWQTEERAALSSGKMHDIWHRRHDYWLLAGIVTHGYARWQDIQNDPRYAILNEPFKTEIHKGNYLEMKNKFLARRFKLLEQALVIEEQLRRAAYLNMSQDPSHPAMALNTRFTEVECLAESHQHLSKESIGGNKPANAVLHKVLNQLEELLSDMKADVTRLPNMLSRIPPVSARLQMSERSILSRLTSRGGEPPPQQTFSQGGFACSQMYGATFAGAFRGPGGQPMVNYSQMPLGPYVSVSNGPPTNHLDKKTFESLRDVATPDLKSGKASDVICIED from the exons ATGCCGGGGTCGCTGAGCAATGAAGACGAGGCGCAGGACGACATGGATTTTGAAGACGAGATGCCAG ACGAGGAGGATGTGTGCGCCACGCTTCCTCTGGCGTCCATCGGCAGCTTCTTCTCGGACGACGACTCcctcaaacagcaaaaaaagaagaagagtaaaaaaaagatgacagagGGCAAAGTgcctaaaatgaaaaaacggaaaaaggAG GCAGGGATCCCAGCAAACATGGACAGCGAGCAGGACAGGATGTCCGAAGTGGAGGATGACCGCGCTGCAGAGAGAGGCTCTGAGAGCGAGAGCAGCATGTTTAGCtccagcaagaagaagaagaagaaaccaaaGGAGAAGAAGGAAAGGAAGCCCAGGAAGAAGAAGCgagatgaggaagatgatgaagatgatgatgacgatggaAGCATGAAA GAACCCAAATCGTCCAGTCAGCTGATGCTCGAATGGGGACTGGAGGACGTTCAGTACGGCTTCACCGAGGacgactacaagaccatcaccAACTACAAAGCTTTCAGCCAGTTCCTCAG GCCTCTCATCGCTAAGAAGAATCCCAAGATTCCCATGTCCAAGATGATGACCGTGCTAGGGGCCAAGTGGCGAGAGTTCAGCGCCAACAACCCCTTCAAAGGCGCCTCTGCAACCGCCGTGGCAGCCGCCGTGGCTGCCGCTGTGGAAACAGTTACCGTGGCACCGCCCACCTCTGTCGGTCAGCTGAGCGCTCAGCTTGGGCCcgtcaaaaaagccaaaaccAAAGAGGGGAAAG GGCCTGGAGTTCGGAAGAGGTGCAAGACTGTGAAAGACGGGAAGAAGAAAGTGAAGGCGAAGAAGACCAAATCCAAGTCAGGCCAAAGTGGGAAAAAGAAGAAGGCGTCCTCG AGCGAGGAGGACTTCCTGGAGGAGTCTGACTTTGATGACATCAGCATCCTCAGTGCCTCTGTGCTTTGTGACACCTCGGGGGCGGCCGCCAAGAAAAAGACTCGGCGCGGgcgcaaaaaaaggaaaa GGGAGGATGGCGACGGCTACGAGACGGACCACCAGGACTACTGTGAGGTGTGTCAGCAGGGCGGTGAGATCATCCTGTGTGATACCTGTCCCCGAGCGTACCACCTGGTGTGCCTGGAGCCTGAGCTGGAGAAGGCCCCCGAGGGCAAATGGAGCTGCCCacactgt GAAAAGGAGGGGATCCAGTGGGAAGCCAAAGACGAGGAGgacgaagacgaggaggaggcggcggcagcGGTGGCGGCGACGGCGCGAGAGGAAGAAGATGACCACATGGAGTTTTGTCGAGTGTGTAAAGATGGAGGAGAACTGCTGTGTTGCGACACCTGTCCATCATCCTACCACATCCATTGCCTCAATCCGCCACTGCCTGAGATACCCAACGGGGAGTGGCTGTGTCCACGCTGCATG TGCCCTCCTCTAAAAGGAAAAGTACAAAAGATTCTTCACTGGATGTGGGGCGAGGCGCCTCTTCCCCCAGAGCCGCCCATGGGCCTGGATGGCAAGCCCACCGTAGACGTCTTAAGCAAGCCCCCTCTCAAGGGCCATCCCGAAAGGGAGTTCTTTGTAAAGTGGGCTGGTCTCTCACATTGGCACTGTTCCTGGGTCAGCGAACTGCAG TTGGAACTCTACCACACTGTCATGTACCGGAATTACCAGCGTAAAAACGACATGGATGAACCCCCGCCGTATGACTACGGTTCGGGCGAGGATGAGCTCCACAATGAGAAGAGGAAGAGCAAAGACCCTCAGTACGCTGTGATGGAGGAGCGCTTCTACCGATACGGAATCAAACCGGAGTGGATGGTCATTCATCGCATACTCAACCACAG cTTTGATAAAGACAGCGACGTGCATTACTTAATCAAGTGGAGGGACCTACCTTATGACCAGTGCACCTGGGAGGTGGATGATTTTGACATCCCGGAATATGACAGCCATAAAGCTTCCTACTGGGACCATCG GGAACAAATCTTAGGGGAGGACCAACGCCCTCTGGTGGTgagaaagggaaagaaagagGACCATCGAAAGAGGGAGATCCCTCCGGATGCTCCCATCATTGAT CCAACAATAAAGTTCGAGCACCAGCCGTGGTACATCAACGCCACCGGGGGAACGCTGCACCCGTACCAGCTGGAGGGCCTGAACTGGTTGAGGTTCTCTTGGGCTCAGAGCACCGACACCATCCTGGCTGATGAAATGGGTCTGGGAAAGACGGTGCAGACTATCGTGTTTTTGTATTCCCTTTATAAAGAG GGTCATTCCAAGGGCCCCTTCCTGGTGAGCGCGCCCCTCTCGACCATCATCAACTGGGAGCGGGAATTTGAGATGTGGGCCCCAGATTTTTATGTGGTGACGTATACCGGAGACAAGGACAGCCGCGCCACCATCCGGGAGAACGAGTTCACCTTTGAGGACAGTGCGGTCAAGCTGGGACGAAAGGCGTTCCGCATGAAG AAAGACACTCCTATCAAATTCCACGTGCTGCTGACCTCCTACGAGCTGATCACCATCGATCAAGCAATCTTGGGTTCCATCACGTGGGCTTGCCTGGTGGTGGACGAGGCCCACAGGCTGAAGAACAACCAATCAAAG TTTTTTAGAATCCTCAATGGATACAAGATCTACTACAAGCTGCTGCTCACTGGAACGCCTCTTCAGAACAACCTGGAAGAGCTCTTCCATCTTCTCAACTTCCTCACTCAGGAGCGCTTCAA TAACCTGGAGGGCTTCCTGGAGGAGTTTGCCGACATCTCCAAAGAGGACCAGATCAAGAAACTTCACGACCTGCTGGGGCCGCACATGCTCAGGAGGCTCAAAGCGGATGTCTTCAAGAACATGCCTGCCAAAACGGAGCTGATCGTCAGGGTGGAGCTCAGCCCCATGCAGAA GAAATACTACAAGTTCATCTTGACACGAAACTTTGAGGCGCTCAACTCCAAAGGCGGCGGCAACCAAGTGTCCCTGCTCAACATCATGATGGACTTGAAGAAGTGCTGCAACCACCCGTACCTGTTCCCCGTGGCGGCTGTG GAGGCTCCAGTTCTACCCAACGGCTCGTATGACGGAAACCTGCTGGTGAAGTCCTCCGGCAAGTTGACGCTCCTTCAGAAGATGCTGAAGAAACTCAAAGACGAAGGCCACAGAGTTCTTATTTTCTCACAG ATGACAAAGATGTTGGATCTGCTGGAGGACTTCCTCGAGTTTGAGGGTTATAAATACGAGCGTATTGATGGCGGCATCACTGGAGGTCTGAGGCAGGAGGCCATTGACCGTTTCAACG CACCTGGCGCTCagcagttctgcttcctgttgtcAACACGAGCTGGAGGGTTGGGCATTAACCTTGCCAGCGCAGACACCGTCATCATCTACGATTCAGACTGGAACCCTCACAATGACATCCAA gcatTTAGTAGAGCGCACCGCATTGGCCAGAACAAGAAGGTGATGATCTATCGTTTTGTTACGCGGGGCTCGGTGGAGGAAAGGATCACTCAGGTAGCCAAGAGGAAGATGATGCTGACCCACCTGGTGGTACGACCTGGTCTCGGCTCCAAAACAGGCTCCATGTCCAAACAAGAACTGGATGACATCCTCAAGTTTGGAACAGAGGAGCTCTTCAAGGACGAGATGGAGGCTGCTCGGACCATGG GTGACAACAAAGATGGCGAGGAGGGCAACGTGATTCACTATGATGACGACGCCATCTCCAAACTGCTGGATCGCAGCCAGGATGCCACTGAAGATACCGAAATCCAGAACATGAACGAGTACCTGAGCTCCTTCAAGGTGGCCCAGTATGTGGTGAAAGAAGAGGATGGAGAG GAGGAAGTGGAGCGGGAAATCATCAAGCAGGAAGAGAACGTGGACCCGGACTACTGGGAGAAACTCCTCCGCCATCACTATGAGCAACAACAGGAGGACCTGGCCCGAAACCTGGGCAAGGGCAAACGCATCCGCAAGCAGGTCAACTACAACGACACCACCCAAGAGGACCAAG AGTGGCAGGATGATCTTTCAGACAACCAGTCGGAGTACTCTGTGGGGTCCGAGGACGAGGACGAAGACTTCGAGGAAAGGCCTGAAG GAGGGCGCCGACAGTCTCGCCGACAGCTGAGGAACGAGAAAGACAAACCTCTGCCCCCCCTGCTGGCCCGCGTTGGCGGCAGCATCGAG GTCCTGGGCTTCAATGCCCGGCAGAGGAAAGCCTTCCTGAACGCCATCATGCGCTGGGGCATGCCCCCCCAGGATGCCTTCACCTCTCACTGGCTGGTGCGGGACCTGAGAGGGAAAAGTGAGCGCGAGTTCAG GGCCTACGTGTCTCTGTTCATGAGACACCTTTGCGAGCCGGGTGCAGATGGAGCCGAGACATTCGCCGATGGTGTCCCGCGTGAAGGTCTCTCTCGCCAACATGTCCTCACCAGGATTGGAGTCATGtcacttgtgaggaaaaag GTGCAGGAGTTTGAGCACGTCAATGGAAAGCTGAGTTCTCCGGACCTCATTCCGATCGGAATGGAGCTTAAGAAGCTGACCGAGAGCGTTTCGTCTGATCCCAACACTCCGCTGCAGGCCAGTCCGGTAGCCACACAACCCGGGACCCCCAACCCACCAG ACAAGACTGAGTGTCCCACAGACGACAAAGACGCAGCACAACAAGAAAGCAAGAAACGCTCCGAGCAGGAA ACATCTTTGCAGACCTGTGCAGAAGCCCTGGGTTCACGTGATGCAGAAGGACAACGTGTCAATGAGCAGGAAGCGGCGACgcgtgaggaggaggagccagCAGCCGACGTCAACGAGAGCAACACGACCTCTGAGGAAAGAACACGAGGAAACGAGATGGACAAAAGTCAGTCGCCCCCTAAACACACCGAGAAGACAACAGCGATGTCGTCCAGTCAGAACTCACCTCAAA AGGAGCCGTGCAAAGAACCCGAGAAGCCATCAGAGAGAGGAGATGCTGAGGAGAAGGAGAACAAACCAG ATGACGTGAAAAGCGAAGACGCCGCAGACAGTCGACTTAATGGAGACAAGGACACGTTGGACGAACTGGAGGACGCCAGGAAGGAAGAGAAAAATGGATTCAAGACAAAGTTCATGTTTAATATCGCTGATGGAGGTTTTACAG AGCTGCACACGCTGTGGCAGACGGAGGAGCGAGCGGCGTTGTCGTCAGGAAAGATGCACGACATCTGGCACCGTCGCCACGACTACTGGCTGTTGGCAGGCATTGTCAC GCACGGTTACGCTCGCTGGCAGGATATTCAGAACGACCCACGCTACGCCATCCTCAACGAGCCTTTCAAGACAGAGATTCATAAGGGCAACTACCTGGAGATGAAGAACAAGTTCCTGGCTCGACGTTTTAAG TTGTTGGAGCAGGCGCTGGTGATCGAGGAGCAGCTGAGGAGGGCGGCCTACCTGAACATGAGCCAGGACCCCAGCCACCCCGCCATGGCGCTCAACACTCGCTTCACCGAGGTGGAATGTCTGGCCGAGTCTCACCAGCACCTGTCCAAAGAGTCCATAGGCGGGAACAAGCCCGCCAACGCCGTGCTGCACAAAG TTTTAAACCAGCTTGAAGAACTTCTGAGTGACATGAAGGCCGACGTGACACGACTGCCCAACATGCTCTCCCGCATCCCTCCTGTGTCGGCCCGCCTGCAAATGTCAGAACGCAGCATCCTCAGCCGCCTCACCAGCCGAGGTGGAGAACCGCCACCACAGCAG ACTTTTAGCCAGGGAGGGTTTGCCTGCTCCCAGATGTACGGAGCAACTTTTGCCGGTGCGTTCAGAGGCCCGGGTGGACAACCGATGGTCAATTATAGTCAGATGCCTCTGGGGCCGTATGTAAGCG TGTCAAATGGCCCGCCTACCAACCACCTGGACAAGAAGACCTTCGAGTCCTTGAGAGACGTGGCCACACCTGACCTCAAGTCCGGCAAAGCGAGTGACGTCATCTGTATCGAAGACTAA